GCGCGTAGGACTTCTTTCATTGCCAACTGGCCGTCCTGCGAGATACCGATTAGTTGACCATACTTTTCGACGAAGAGGTTGACGCCATCGGTCTCAAAGTGCTGGTCTGCGAGTGGATGTCGAGAATGGAATTGCTGCTTCAAATAGTCAATTGCTTTTCTCACTTTCTGCAAACGCACCTTGTGCTCGCGGCGGATCGCGGCCAGGATGTGAATCTCGATGAGGTTGATGAAAGAAAGCAGCAGAGGATTCTTGCTCGCCGGGACAATAATTGGCTTAAAGTATTTTTGGCCCGCTTGGGTTGAATATGGATAGCCCACAACCCAAGAGCGTATGGTGGATACGGGAATGACAAGGTAGCGGGCGGCCTCTTGGATGAAGTAGGCAGGTAGTTCGCGCGGATCAGAACCGCTGTGAGACTGAGACGCTTCTCTACTCATGCAAGTTCGTGCCTCTTTGAAAGCGAAACAACCATAATGTCGGCAAGATGAGGTGTCAAGGTGTTCAGCCGCCCATGGTGGACTTGCGGCGTCCCTTGACTGTTTACAGCTACACCGTCAACGCACCTCAAGAGAAAATCGAATCATGGCGGACTTCCGGCCGCTTTTGATCCTTTACAGCGGGTTTTGCTTCCGTGTTCACCCCTGACGGTAATTCTGCCCACCGCCGATGGGGGCCTTTGATCCCGAACATTCATCCGAAAACCGCTATAAGACGCAATCATACCATCGGGCGCACCGGTGAAGGTTAAGTCAACGTGCCGCTATGGTGTAAGTGGTTAACACGCTGCCCTCTCAAGGCAGAGAGTACGGGTTCGAATCCCGTTAGCGGTACCAAAGGCCTCATCAAGGTGGGTCGTTCAAGCGGCTCACCTTTCGCATTTTTGTTTGTGATGATCGTGATGATGTTCCCTGAGTCTCCTGAGGCAGACGGCTAATGCTAGTGTGGATGTGTCTCCTTTCGTTCAGCCTGATGGAAGAGGCGGAGGCGTCGCAGCCATTGTGGCTTGATGAACTTGAAGAACCGTTCACCGCAAGCGCGGCAGCGCAACGGAAATATGCTGAGTAATGAAATATACCTCTCGGCCTTGGTTCGACGGTGCGATCGTCGAACTAACTCAGAACGACAACGTGGACAAGATGCCATGTTTTGCCTCCCCTGGACCCCGGATGGTTATGCCAGTATTTCC
This genomic stretch from Blastocatellia bacterium harbors:
- a CDS encoding DUF433 domain-containing protein, which produces MSREASQSHSGSDPRELPAYFIQEAARYLVIPVSTIRSWVVGYPYSTQAGQKYFKPIIVPASKNPLLLSFINLIEIHILAAIRREHKVRLQKVRKAIDYLKQQFHSRHPLADQHFETDGVNLFVEKYGQLIGISQDGQLAMKEVLRAHLHRIERDMAGIPVRLYPFTTPTLQSEPRLVVIDPRIAFGQPVIVGTGIRTATIAARYKAGESIHELADDYDLKPFQIEEAIRCELHLAAA